aaaagatacaagcagatgatcAGGAAGTGTCTCCTAGATATGTTTACAAACTGGACCAAGCTGCAGATTTTCTATGATGGCCTCTCTGAGATGGGTAAGATGTCTCTGAATAATTCCGTAGGAGGTTCCTTATACATGAAGAAGATGCCTGAAGAGGCTAATGAGCTTATAGAGATGGTTGCCAGAAATCAATATCTTTACTCTTCTGAGAGGAACCCTGTGAATCCCAGTAATCCTGTGAAGAGAGGAGTTATGGAAGTGGACACCCTGGATGctattctggctcagaacaagatcaTGTCACAACAAACTAGTATGATCTCTAAGCACTTGAGTAGGATACAAGTCTCAGCTGTCAATACTCAAAATGCATCATATGACATGAATGGTGGTTTCAACCAAGGGGACGCTTATGGCTACGCTCAAACCACTACTGAGCAAGTTAACTATATGGAAAATTTCTCTAGAAATTCCGATAATGATCCCTATGCCAACACATTCAACCAGGAATGGAGGAATCACCCTAATTTTGGGTGGAGAGAGCAACCCCAGAAGCCCCAACATAATTTTAACAACAACCAGGGTAGCTCTAATCAGAATAGATTCAACAACTGTCAGTTCTAGCCCTTTTAACAGCAACAGACATCCTCACAAACCCAAAACACTCCTGACTTGGCTACTCTAGTTGTAGAACTTTCTAAGAGCACTCATAGCTTTATGCAGGAGACTAGAGTGTCCATTCAAAACTTGAAAGTACAAGTGGGTCAGTTGAGTAAAAGAATACTTGAGAGACCTCCTAACACTCTTTCTGGTGACACAGAGATAAATCCAAGAGAAGAGTGTAAGGCTCTCATAATGGCCAATGACCCCATGATGAAGAAGGAGACGCCAATTGTTAAGGAGTCAGAGGAGAAAGAGGCTCTAGAAAAGGCTGAAGCTACAGTGCTACATGCCCCACCTAGGGTGCCTATTCAAAAGCCTGAAACACCACAACTTCAGAAATCccaaaaggagaccaaggacaagcagtACTATCAGTTCTTGGAAGTCTTCAAAAAGCTCCACATCAATATTTCTTTTGTAGAGACTCTGAAGAAGATGTCTCCCTATATAGCTTTCATGAAAGGCTTACTCTCTGAGAAGAAAGTCTTAAAGGAAGATGAAACAGTGGTGTTGACCAAGGAGTGTAGTACGCTCATTCAGAGCAAACTGCCTAAGAAGATGCCAAATCCAAGAAGCTTTCAGATTCCCTGTACTATTGGAAATGTCACTTTTGACAAGGCTCTTTGTGATCTTGGCTCAAGTATCAATCTGATGCAATTATCTATGATGCGGAAACTGAAAATTCAAGAGGTACAACCTACAAAGATAGCATTGCAGATGGCTAACAAGTCTCTGAGGCAAGCACATGTGCTAGTGGAAAATGTCTTGGTCAAGGTTGGAGAGTTATTCCTCCTTGCAGATTTTGTCATACTTGATATGGGAGAGGATGCAAATAACTCCATCATACTAGGAAaaccattt
The Arachis stenosperma cultivar V10309 chromosome 7, arast.V10309.gnm1.PFL2, whole genome shotgun sequence genome window above contains:
- the LOC130940096 gene encoding uncharacterized protein LOC130940096; translated protein: MQETRVSIQNLKVQVGQLSKRILERPPNTLSGDTEINPREECKALIMANDPMMKKETPIVKESEEKEALEKAEATVLHAPPRVPIQKPETPQLQKSQKETKDKQYYQFLEVFKKLHINISFVETLKKMSPYIAFMKGLLSEKKVLKEDETVVLTKECSTLIQSKLPKKMPNPRSFQIPCTIGNVTFDKALCDLGSSINLMQLSMMRKLKIQEVQPTKIALQMANKSLRQAHVLVENVLVKVGELFLLADFVILDMGEDANNSIILGKPFLATGRALIDVERVFLDIKSKFGVVHSPPTKEGVGPKKKVLKGWRNKKISTEDFSSGMKVIFTRSPVIPHTVNQILSLEHVELICESTGKKFTVRVKT